A region of Methanonatronarchaeum thermophilum DNA encodes the following proteins:
- a CDS encoding SPFH domain-containing protein: protein MDLLVLFALVGFALALFLIVAAYSIVIIKEYERALKFKFGEFIEVLEPGLHVIIPYVHKVEKVDYRTRSFDVSPQKVLTKDNVSTSVNAIVFLRVRRGKEQIKQSVLEVDNYERVTVDYARTMLRDMISSRNLDTILQEREEMAKVMKERLDTKTDEYGVEIMDVEIKDVSIPDEMERAMAASAEAERDRKARIIDANGELQAAVRTRIASELLGTKGYRLRTLQTLDSVAVENATIVTIPTSLISEDMMASDEEEGLSKDLVNEIDLKSLLKTVNVEDLAKDIQ from the coding sequence ATGGATTTACTTGTGTTGTTTGCGTTAGTTGGTTTTGCTTTGGCGTTGTTTTTGATTGTCGCTGCTTATTCGATTGTGATTATTAAGGAGTATGAGCGGGCGCTTAAATTTAAGTTCGGTGAGTTCATTGAGGTTTTGGAGCCTGGTTTGCATGTTATAATTCCTTATGTTCATAAGGTTGAGAAGGTTGATTATCGAACCAGGTCTTTTGATGTAAGTCCGCAGAAGGTTTTGACCAAGGATAATGTTTCAACGTCGGTTAACGCGATAGTCTTTTTACGTGTTAGACGTGGTAAGGAGCAGATAAAGCAATCGGTGTTGGAGGTTGACAACTATGAACGGGTTACCGTTGATTATGCGAGAACTATGCTTAGAGACATGATCAGCAGTCGAAATCTTGACACCATCCTTCAAGAACGGGAGGAGATGGCTAAAGTTATGAAGGAACGGCTTGACACTAAAACAGATGAATACGGTGTAGAGATCATGGATGTTGAAATAAAAGATGTATCTATACCGGATGAGATGGAGCGGGCGATGGCTGCAAGTGCTGAAGCCGAAAGAGACCGAAAAGCAAGGATAATCGACGCAAACGGAGAACTACAAGCAGCTGTAAGAACAAGAATCGCGTCAGAACTACTAGGAACAAAAGGATACAGACTCAGAACACTACAAACACTCGACTCAGTAGCAGTAGAAAACGCAACAATCGTCACAATACCAACATCCCTAATCTCAGAAGACATGATGGCCTCCGACGAGGAAGAAGGACTATCAAAAGACCTAGTCAACGAAATAGACCTAAAAAGCCTACTAAAAACAGTAAACGTAGAAGACCTAGCAAAAGACATACAATAA
- a CDS encoding cupin domain-containing protein, with protein sequence MKKKDIESLSKKVIKLKDLVDYQKGTIVSRTLLDRDSGSLTLFAIDKNQNISEHTAPYDALAIILDGEAEITISNKKHKLKQGETIIMPKNEPHSLKGTKKFKMFLIMME encoded by the coding sequence ATGAAGAAAAAAGATATTGAATCCCTTTCAAAAAAAGTAATAAAACTAAAAGACCTTGTAGACTACCAAAAAGGCACCATCGTAAGCCGAACATTACTAGACAGAGATAGTGGCAGCCTAACCCTATTCGCAATCGACAAAAACCAAAACATAAGCGAACACACCGCACCCTACGACGCACTCGCAATAATCCTAGACGGAGAAGCAGAAATAACAATCTCAAACAAAAAACACAAACTAAAACAAGGAGAAACCATAATAATGCCAAAAAACGAACCACACAGCCTAAAAGGAACCAAAAAATTCAAAATGTTCCTAATAATGATGGAATGA